Proteins from one Flavobacterium branchiarum genomic window:
- a CDS encoding ATP-binding protein has protein sequence MAIFKFEETASIGTVFSVDTSTIIVKVEELEKLRKLQVNHLIAVKSSKAGQHLIGIINRITRKLSDDNNSVSEDLGLGGFLLTENIIRVNLIGTMIDKHGEFENIFKRTLDTVPEIEAPCFPIDGENITKFMQTISTQSNYEIPLSIGKYSIDENAEAFLDGDKLFQRHAVIVGSTGSGKSWCVAKLVEQIAKLPMANCILFDIHGEYSGSDFKADGIQHFRIANPSDLGKTGNLENNALMLPYWLLTYEEMLAMLLDRSDSNAPNQAMVFSRTVFNEKINFLNSIGDTTFKDSITIDSPIPYSLEAVIAELRRLDNEQVAGSTAAGKAGDFKGKLSRFIQRLEAKSQDKRSGFMFQISEDELHIDWMDKLCNALMQGSTTNSKNAGVKVIDFSEVPSDVLPLVIGLVARIVFTVQQWTLTDKRHPICLLCDEAHLYIPERTNQDVAAELGLKNFERIAKEGRKYGVSLTVISQRPAEVNRTVLSQCNNFISLRLSNAEDQAVIKRLLPDNLAGLTDVLPILDIGEALIVGDASLLPTRVIIDKPTIKPQSATVQFWKEWSNKDALQDIPTAVAGLRKQSKL, from the coding sequence ATGGCAATATTTAAGTTTGAAGAAACAGCATCAATCGGCACCGTGTTTAGTGTAGATACATCTACAATCATCGTTAAAGTTGAAGAACTTGAAAAATTAAGAAAACTTCAAGTTAATCATCTGATTGCAGTAAAAAGCTCAAAGGCAGGGCAGCATTTGATTGGAATTATTAATAGGATCACTAGAAAACTTTCGGACGACAACAATTCAGTAAGTGAAGATTTGGGACTTGGTGGATTTCTACTTACAGAAAATATCATAAGAGTAAATTTAATAGGAACCATGATTGATAAACATGGTGAATTTGAGAACATTTTTAAAAGAACGCTTGATACAGTTCCTGAAATTGAAGCACCTTGTTTCCCTATTGATGGTGAAAACATTACCAAATTTATGCAAACAATTTCTACACAATCGAATTATGAAATCCCTTTATCAATTGGAAAATATTCTATTGATGAAAATGCAGAAGCATTTTTAGATGGAGACAAACTTTTTCAAAGACATGCGGTAATTGTTGGTAGTACAGGTTCAGGTAAATCTTGGTGTGTAGCCAAATTGGTTGAGCAGATTGCAAAACTTCCAATGGCAAATTGTATTCTTTTTGACATTCACGGAGAATATAGCGGTTCAGATTTTAAAGCAGATGGAATACAGCATTTTAGAATTGCAAACCCTTCTGATTTAGGTAAAACAGGTAATCTTGAAAATAATGCCTTGATGCTTCCGTATTGGTTATTAACTTATGAAGAGATGTTGGCAATGTTGCTTGATAGAAGTGATAGTAATGCACCTAATCAAGCTATGGTATTTTCAAGAACCGTTTTTAATGAAAAAATAAACTTTTTAAATTCAATTGGTGATACTACTTTCAAAGATAGCATCACAATAGATAGTCCAATTCCTTATTCATTAGAAGCAGTTATAGCTGAATTGAGAAGGTTAGATAACGAACAAGTTGCAGGCTCAACAGCAGCAGGAAAAGCAGGTGATTTTAAAGGGAAATTATCTAGATTTATTCAACGATTGGAAGCAAAAAGTCAAGACAAACGTTCAGGATTTATGTTTCAAATTTCAGAAGATGAATTGCATATTGATTGGATGGATAAACTTTGTAATGCTTTAATGCAAGGCTCAACTACAAATTCAAAAAATGCAGGCGTAAAAGTTATTGATTTCTCAGAAGTGCCATCTGATGTTTTACCTCTTGTTATCGGTTTAGTAGCAAGAATTGTATTTACAGTTCAACAATGGACTTTAACAGATAAAAGACACCCTATTTGCCTTTTATGTGATGAAGCTCATCTTTATATTCCAGAAAGAACAAATCAAGATGTAGCAGCAGAACTTGGATTGAAAAATTTTGAACGTATAGCAAAAGAAGGACGAAAATACGGGGTTAGTCTTACTGTTATTAGCCAAAGACCTGCCGAAGTAAACAGAACAGTTTTAAGTCAATGCAATAATTTCATTTCATTACGACTTTCAAATGCAGAAGATCAAGCGGTTATAAAAAGGCTACTTCCTGATAATTTAGCTGGTCTTACAGATGTATTACCAATTCTTGACATTGGCGAAGCATTAATTGTAGGCGATGCGTCACTTCTTCCTACAAGAGTAATTATTGACAAACCAACAATAAAACCTCAAAGTGCTACAGTACAGTTTTGGAAAGAATGGAGTAATAAAGATGCGTTACAAGACATCCCAACAGCGGTTGCAGGATTAAGGAAGCAATCAAAATTATGA
- a CDS encoding SIR2 family protein has protein sequence MDTDALLKQLQDWTNRVPLVVLGSGASVPFKLPSMWTLGEHLKNSIVFTDTNDQEQFEKFKTSFDTNGDLEATLSELQLRDNVLNEIVCKTWELVNKSDFEAYEQFLETTENFPLAKLTEHLLSTANKKLSVVTTNYDRLAEYAASFAKAIICTGYAQNYIGHFSNAIHQNSLSSIKGYNGQVNIWKVHGSLDWFKTMNDENIQLPLRHSVPRNSKPSIVTPGLSKYFETHNEPYRTIFAQADNEIETANGFLCIGYGFNDIHVQPKLIEQIKSKPIIVLTKELTPKTKQSILTGNCKHYILMEEINGTDTKV, from the coding sequence ATGGATACAGATGCATTATTAAAACAGCTTCAAGATTGGACAAACCGAGTTCCTTTAGTTGTATTAGGAAGCGGAGCTTCTGTTCCGTTTAAGCTTCCATCTATGTGGACACTTGGAGAACATTTGAAAAATTCAATTGTTTTTACAGACACTAACGACCAAGAACAATTTGAAAAATTCAAAACATCTTTTGATACTAATGGAGATTTAGAAGCCACTCTTTCTGAACTACAATTAAGAGACAATGTTTTAAACGAAATAGTTTGTAAAACATGGGAATTGGTTAATAAATCGGATTTCGAAGCTTATGAGCAATTTTTAGAAACAACAGAAAATTTCCCTTTGGCTAAATTGACAGAACATTTGCTTTCAACCGCTAACAAAAAACTATCGGTTGTAACAACTAATTATGACAGATTAGCAGAATATGCGGCCAGTTTCGCTAAAGCAATAATCTGTACAGGTTATGCACAAAATTATATTGGACATTTCTCAAATGCCATTCATCAAAATTCCTTGTCATCCATAAAAGGTTACAATGGTCAAGTAAATATCTGGAAAGTTCACGGTTCTTTAGATTGGTTTAAAACAATGAATGATGAAAATATACAGCTTCCTTTGCGACATTCAGTTCCTCGCAATAGCAAACCATCTATTGTAACACCTGGTCTAAGTAAATATTTTGAGACACATAATGAGCCGTACCGTACAATTTTTGCTCAAGCCGACAATGAAATAGAAACAGCAAACGGATTTTTATGCATTGGATATGGTTTTAATGATATTCATGTACAACCAAAACTAATCGAACAAATAAAATCCAAACCAATTATTGTTTTAACAAAAGAATTGACCCCTAAAACAAAACAATCAATTCTTACAGGCAATTGTAAACACTATATTTTAATGGAAGAAATAAATGGAACAGATACAAAAGTATAG
- a CDS encoding Eco57I restriction-modification methylase domain-containing protein produces MISEARKYQAFYTKSTPIVDYMVSKLSLETSDRIFEPCGGDGVFVETILSENEFAHIDICELNPNSIETLNEKFSDYPNVTIRECDTLLDAELGFNSCFGGIYDKIIANPPYGAWQDYEKRTVLKKMYPELYAKESYGLFLYRCIELLKEDGILSFIIPDTFLNLHMHKALRNHILTKTQIVELALFPSSFFPGVNFGYANLSIITLRKKSDYKECMQNSFSVINGFGNVEQLNNINDNALKTYQFTQATIFNNPDHAFLIAENSNILKLINQSKFKIGDIADCVTGFYSGDDKRFLQVISVDLKNGKNYDLVNSETINKDYKENIDILKGIENKQHFIPIVKGGNTKYLKPESWFMNWSKEAVQHYKTDKKSRFQNPKYYFRFGIGVPMISSSSITASLIENKLFDQSIVGIFPKDESLTYYLLAFFNSPTCNKLIRTINPSANNPANYIKKIPIIIPEKPVLELITAKTKRIVDEVRITENYDKIEELEIWEMIEGIYKV; encoded by the coding sequence ATGATAAGCGAAGCAAGAAAATATCAAGCATTTTACACAAAATCGACACCAATTGTTGATTATATGGTGAGTAAACTATCATTGGAAACAAGCGATAGAATATTTGAACCTTGTGGTGGTGATGGCGTATTTGTGGAAACAATTTTAAGCGAAAACGAATTTGCTCATATTGATATTTGCGAGCTTAATCCAAATTCCATTGAAACGCTAAATGAAAAATTCTCAGATTATCCGAATGTAACTATTCGGGAATGTGATACATTATTAGATGCAGAGTTAGGCTTTAACTCTTGTTTTGGTGGTATTTATGATAAAATCATAGCTAATCCTCCTTATGGAGCTTGGCAAGATTATGAGAAACGGACGGTTCTCAAAAAAATGTATCCAGAATTATACGCCAAAGAAAGTTACGGTTTGTTTCTATATCGCTGTATTGAATTACTGAAAGAGGATGGGATTTTGTCATTTATCATTCCTGACACTTTTCTCAATCTACATATGCACAAAGCTTTACGAAATCACATTTTGACTAAAACCCAAATTGTGGAATTGGCTTTATTTCCTTCTTCATTTTTTCCAGGTGTAAATTTTGGTTATGCCAATCTTTCCATCATTACATTAAGAAAGAAAAGCGACTATAAAGAATGTATGCAAAATAGCTTTTCTGTTATCAATGGTTTTGGTAATGTAGAGCAATTAAACAATATAAATGATAATGCTTTAAAGACATATCAATTTACACAAGCAACTATTTTCAATAATCCCGACCACGCATTTTTGATTGCAGAAAACAGCAACATTTTGAAATTGATTAATCAATCCAAATTCAAAATTGGTGACATTGCCGATTGTGTTACTGGTTTTTATTCAGGCGATGATAAACGTTTTTTACAAGTGATAAGTGTTGATTTGAAAAACGGTAAAAACTACGATTTAGTAAATTCAGAAACCATAAATAAAGATTACAAAGAAAATATTGATATTTTAAAAGGAATTGAAAACAAGCAACATTTTATTCCAATCGTAAAGGGCGGAAATACTAAATATCTAAAGCCAGAAAGTTGGTTTATGAATTGGAGCAAAGAAGCCGTACAACATTACAAAACCGACAAAAAATCAAGATTTCAAAACCCAAAATACTATTTCAGATTTGGGATTGGTGTACCAATGATAAGTTCATCAAGTATTACAGCCTCTTTGATTGAAAACAAATTGTTCGACCAAAGTATTGTGGGAATTTTTCCGAAAGATGAAAGTCTAACTTATTATTTGTTGGCATTTTTCAATTCACCAACTTGTAATAAATTGATTAGAACCATCAATCCATCTGCTAACAATCCTGCAAACTACATCAAAAAAATTCCGATTATCATTCCCGAAAAACCAGTTTTGGAATTGATAACGGCAAAAACGAAACGCATTGTTGATGAAGTAAGAATAACAGAAAATTATGACAAAATAGAAGAGTTGGAGATTTGGGAGATGATTGAAGGGATTTATAAAGTATAA
- a CDS encoding helix-turn-helix domain-containing protein, with amino-acid sequence MEKSITTIGERLRTLREQASLSLREVASHIGIDTSLLGKIERNERQPTKEQIKHIAEFFKIDEKLLIKELLSDQFAYRIMEEEADIDTLKVAEDKVEYFKGNKKK; translated from the coding sequence ATGGAAAAAAGTATTACAACCATAGGCGAACGATTAAGAACTTTAAGAGAGCAAGCATCGCTTTCTTTGCGAGAAGTAGCAAGCCATATCGGCATTGACACTTCATTACTTGGAAAAATTGAACGTAACGAACGACAACCAACAAAAGAGCAAATAAAGCACATTGCAGAGTTTTTTAAAATAGACGAAAAACTATTGATTAAAGAATTACTTAGCGACCAATTTGCATATAGAATAATGGAAGAGGAAGCCGATATTGATACGCTAAAAGTAGCAGAAGATAAAGTTGAATATTTTAAAGGCAACAAGAAAAAATGA